The window CAAACCACATGTTCCACGAATTGAATCTATGATTATTGATAAAGAATTTATCGGGGCTGTAATTGGTCCGGGTGGAAAAATAATTCAAGATATTCAGGCTACAACTAATTCTACAATTGTTATTGAAGAAGTTGATAATAAGGGCATTATTCAGATTTTTGCTCCTGATTACGAATCTATTACTGCAGCTAAAGATAGGATTAAGACTATTATTGCAAAACCTGAGGTTGGTGAAATTTATACAGGAAAAGTAAAATCTATTTTAGATTTCGGGGCTTTTGTCGAGTTTTTACCTGGTAAAGAAGGTTTATTACATGTTTCTGAAATTGCCTGGGAAAAGGTTGATGATGTCAATAAATATATGAAAATAGGTGATAGTATTGAAGTCAAATTAATTGAAATTGATCCTAAAACAGGAAAATTCAGACTTTCAAGAAAAGCTTTATTACCAAAACCGGAAGGTTATCAACCGCCACAAAGAGATAATCGAAATAATAATAGACCAGATAACAGAAACAATAATAACAGACCGAAGAAAGATTAAAAAAATAACAGTCAACAATTAATAAAATAATTAGAGTATTTCTGTAAAGAGATACTCTTTTTTTATTTATGTAATTAAATAAGGGAAAAACCTAAAGTCAATTTTAATGATATCACGATAATGCAACGTCCAATATCATCATAATAGCAAAACCTACCATTGTTGCTATTGTTGCAATGTCTCCGTATTTTGATCTTTGTGATTCGGGAATAATTTCTTCAACCACAACATAAATCATAGCTCCTGCCGCAAATGACAAAGCATAAGGAAGAAACCGTGTCATTGATGCTGCTATTACCGCACCTAAAACAGCTCCAACAATTTCTACCGTTCCGGATAGTTGTCCGTAGAAGAAACTCTTTTTTCGTGAGAAACCTTCACTAAGCAATGGTGCCGATACTGCAAATCCTTCGGGAATATTTTGTAAACCAATACCTAAAGTCAATGTAATTGCTCCCATAAGCCCTATACTTTCTGCACCTCCTGTTGCTAAAGCTCCAAAAGCAACACCACAAGCCAAACCTTCAGGGAAATTATGTAAAGTTACGGCAAAGATCATTAAAGAAGATCTTTTCATTTTGGTTCTTGGACCTTCACGTTCACTCGTTGGTGCACCGATATGCAAATGTGGAACAACATAATCCATAAGTCGTAAAAATAATCCACCCAACAAAAAACCGACTACAGCGGGCACCCAAGCTATCATTCCGGCAGATGCTGCCATATCTATAGACGGCATTAATAACGACCAAAAGCTGGCAGCAAGCATAATTCCTGCAGCACAGCCAAGCATTATTGCCGATACTTTCGGCGAAATCTTTTTAAATAAAAACACAAATGCAGCTCCCAAAGCGGTCATAGCCCATGTAAAAACACCGGCTATAAATGCTTGGGAAACTACATTTAATGAGATAAATTTTTCTAACAAAATAACTTATTTCTTCATTTTCATGAAATTATCTTTCATAACTTTAATATCTGCCAACCAATCTTCGATATCATGCTCATGTTCAAGCTCATCGTTTAAGATACTAACAGCCATTTCATAAGTAGCATAATCTTTTCCGAAAGTAAAATCGGCGATTTCTTGATAACGAAGTATAGCGCAACGTTCGCCTCTCAAGTTTTGTTCAAGAATTACTTCAACATAAGGATCTACAGGAGCTTCATAAGCACATCTTGCTTTTTCAAACCAATCTTTAGGATTTAATAATGGAGTTCCTTCAAGTTGGATAATTCTATCTACAACTAATTCGGCGTGTGATAATTCTTCATTAGCATGTGTTAGTAATTCCGGCTCAATTTCGCTACGCATAGGACCTTCCATCATACGAGCACCTATCCAATATTGATAATAAGCCAACCATTCTTCAGCCAAAGCTGCATTTAACATTTCAATTAATTTTTCGACATCTAATTTAGATATCAAAACTGCTTCTTTTCCC is drawn from Bacteroidales bacterium and contains these coding sequences:
- a CDS encoding ZIP family metal transporter — encoded protein: MLEKFISLNVVSQAFIAGVFTWAMTALGAAFVFLFKKISPKVSAIMLGCAAGIMLAASFWSLLMPSIDMAASAGMIAWVPAVVGFLLGGLFLRLMDYVVPHLHIGAPTSEREGPRTKMKRSSLMIFAVTLHNFPEGLACGVAFGALATGGAESIGLMGAITLTLGIGLQNIPEGFAVSAPLLSEGFSRKKSFFYGQLSGTVEIVGAVLGAVIAASMTRFLPYALSFAAGAMIYVVVEEIIPESQRSKYGDIATIATMVGFAIMMILDVALS
- a CDS encoding ferritin, translated to MGKEAVLISKLDVEKLIEMLNAALAEEWLAYYQYWIGARMMEGPMRSEIEPELLTHANEELSHAELVVDRIIQLEGTPLLNPKDWFEKARCAYEAPVDPYVEVILEQNLRGERCAILRYQEIADFTFGKDYATYEMAVSILNDELEHEHDIEDWLADIKVMKDNFMKMKK